One stretch of Candidatus Omnitrophota bacterium DNA includes these proteins:
- the hisF gene encoding imidazole glycerol phosphate synthase subunit HisF, giving the protein MLTKRIIPCLDIKDGRVVKGVNFINLKDAGDPVENAKFYDSEGADELVFLDITASHERRNTTVELVKAVADTIFLPFTVGGGIRTIDDIRNLLIAGCDKVSINTAAVKDPGFVKKASSRFGSQCIVVAIDAKCEVKTRSKERWEVFINGGRTATGINAIEWAKKMEDLGAGEILLTSMDYDGTQEGYDTALTRKISEAVRIPVIASGGAGSLEHLYGALTEGKADAVLAASIFHFRRYSVRQAKEYLKKKKVAVRI; this is encoded by the coding sequence ATGCTTACGAAAAGAATAATACCGTGCCTCGATATTAAGGATGGCAGGGTCGTAAAAGGCGTGAACTTCATAAATCTGAAGGATGCGGGCGATCCCGTAGAGAACGCTAAATTTTATGACAGCGAAGGGGCCGACGAACTGGTATTCCTCGATATAACGGCAAGCCACGAGAGACGCAACACTACCGTGGAACTCGTGAAGGCCGTAGCGGATACGATATTTCTGCCGTTCACGGTCGGCGGTGGCATACGTACTATAGATGATATACGAAATCTGCTCATCGCCGGCTGCGATAAGGTTTCGATAAATACGGCGGCGGTCAAGGATCCGGGTTTTGTCAAAAAAGCTTCATCCAGGTTCGGAAGCCAATGTATAGTCGTAGCCATAGACGCCAAATGCGAAGTGAAGACCAGATCGAAAGAACGATGGGAAGTCTTTATAAACGGAGGCCGTACCGCGACCGGCATCAACGCCATTGAGTGGGCGAAGAAGATGGAAGATCTGGGCGCCGGCGAAATACTGCTTACCAGTATGGATTACGATGGCACTCAGGAAGGTTATGATACTGCTCTAACTAGAAAGATCAGTGAAGCCGTGCGGATTCCGGTTATCGCTTCGGGCGGGGCGGGTTCGCTCGAGCACCTGTATGGCGCTTTAACAGAGGGGAAGGCCGACGCTGTGCTGGCCGCTTCGATATTTCATTTCAGGAGATACAGCGTCCGCCAGGCAAAAGAATATTTAAAGAAAAAGAAAGTGGCGGTAAGGATATGA
- the hisI gene encoding phosphoribosyl-AMP cyclohydrolase — translation MKLFERLKFNDKGLIPAVIQDEKTKEVLTLCYLNKEALERTIDEGYVYVFRRSKNELMKKGQTSGCTQAVKSLYIDCEGNSILIKVDQKLAGCHEGYFTCYFRKVDKDGNETITLGRLFDPKKVYKK, via the coding sequence ATGAAACTGTTTGAACGTTTAAAATTTAATGATAAGGGATTGATCCCGGCTGTAATCCAGGATGAGAAGACTAAGGAAGTCCTGACGCTCTGTTACCTCAATAAAGAGGCTCTGGAGAGGACGATTGATGAGGGATATGTATATGTCTTCAGGCGGAGCAAAAATGAGCTGATGAAGAAGGGCCAGACGAGCGGCTGCACTCAGGCCGTAAAGAGCCTCTACATCGACTGCGAAGGCAACTCTATTCTTATTAAAGTCGACCAGAAGCTCGCGGGTTGTCATGAGGGTTACTTCACCTGTTATTTCCGAAAAGTGGACAAAGACGGTAATGAGACGATAACGCTCGGCAGGTTGTTCGATCCGAAGAAAGTATATAAAAAATAA
- the trpE gene encoding anthranilate synthase component I: MYYPDKKEFLKLAKSGNLIPVYREILADFETPLSAYSKIDPGEYSFLLESVEGGERLARYSFLGSSPSVVFSSKGKRIEIREGKSARVFDSDDPINELKKLFARYKIVKVKGLPRFTGGLVGFFGYDMVRFIEDIPDKNRDILKSPDSVFMLTDTILIFDHVDHKIKVVSNAYVKGSASVAYDEAVRKIDSIVKTLSSLRNKKEARPISVKPGPGIKLKSNFTKTEFETAVKRAKSYIRKGDIIQVVLSQRLETPVRSHPFEIYRALRSINPSPYMYYLKLKDFYLVGSSPEIMVRCEDGTVEVRPIAGTRPRGASEKEDVRLIKSLLADPKERAEHIMLVDLGRNDIGRVCDYKSVKVSDLMTVEKYSHVMHIVTDVSGRLKNGKTAFDVIRATFPAGTVSGAPKVRAMEIIDELENVRRGTYAGCVGYFSFSGNLDCCITIRTIMIKDKTAYIQAGAGIVADSRPAKEYQETLNKARALVKAIEMAERGLK; this comes from the coding sequence ATGTATTATCCTGATAAGAAGGAATTTCTAAAGCTGGCGAAGTCGGGCAACCTGATCCCTGTCTATCGGGAGATCCTTGCCGATTTTGAAACGCCACTCTCGGCATACTCTAAAATAGACCCGGGAGAATATTCGTTCCTGCTGGAGTCTGTTGAAGGAGGGGAGAGATTGGCCAGATATTCTTTTCTGGGCTCTTCGCCGTCCGTGGTATTTTCCAGTAAAGGCAAAAGGATAGAGATTCGGGAGGGTAAGTCCGCCAGGGTTTTCGATTCGGATGATCCTATAAACGAGCTTAAAAAGCTATTCGCGCGATATAAGATCGTCAAAGTGAAAGGGCTTCCCAGGTTCACCGGAGGGCTTGTCGGCTTCTTCGGATATGATATGGTGCGTTTCATAGAAGACATCCCGGATAAAAATCGCGATATTTTGAAATCGCCCGATTCGGTATTCATGCTCACCGACACGATACTCATATTCGACCATGTAGACCATAAGATCAAGGTTGTCTCGAACGCTTATGTTAAAGGTTCGGCGTCAGTCGCTTATGATGAAGCGGTGCGGAAGATAGATTCAATAGTTAAGACGCTTAGCAGCCTCCGGAATAAAAAAGAGGCCCGGCCCATTTCGGTAAAGCCCGGTCCCGGCATAAAACTGAAGTCCAATTTCACTAAAACAGAATTTGAGACGGCAGTGAAGAGAGCGAAGTCTTATATCAGGAAAGGGGATATAATACAGGTTGTTCTCTCTCAGAGACTCGAGACGCCTGTGAGGTCCCATCCGTTCGAAATTTATAGAGCGCTGCGTTCAATAAACCCGTCTCCTTATATGTATTATTTGAAGCTGAAAGATTTCTATCTTGTCGGCTCTTCGCCGGAGATAATGGTCAGATGCGAGGATGGCACCGTGGAGGTCAGGCCCATAGCAGGCACCCGTCCAAGGGGCGCGTCCGAGAAGGAAGATGTCAGGCTGATAAAGAGCCTTCTGGCCGATCCAAAAGAGAGGGCGGAGCATATAATGCTGGTCGATCTCGGCCGAAATGATATAGGGCGGGTATGCGACTATAAGAGCGTTAAGGTGTCGGATCTGATGACTGTGGAAAAATATTCGCACGTTATGCATATCGTTACGGACGTTTCGGGGCGCCTGAAGAATGGCAAGACGGCCTTCGATGTCATAAGGGCGACATTTCCCGCAGGCACGGTTAGCGGCGCTCCTAAGGTCAGGGCGATGGAGATAATAGACGAACTTGAAAATGTGAGGCGTGGTACTTATGCGGGATGCGTCGGATATTTTAGTTTTTCCGGCAACCTCGATTGCTGTATCACGATAAGGACGATAATGATAAAGGATAAGACCGCGTACATTCAGGCCGGCGCAGGTATCGTTGCCGATTCCAGGCCCGCGAAGGAGTATCAGGAGACATTGAATAAGGCCAGGGCATTGGTGAAGGCTATTGAAATGGCGGAGCGGGGGCTCAAATAA
- a CDS encoding aminodeoxychorismate/anthranilate synthase component II has translation MILVIDNYDSFTYNLVQYLGELGADLRVYRNDKITINDVKRLKPSKIVISPGPGVPSAAGVSEEVIRVFGKTTPILGVCLGHQAIGEVFGGRIVGAKSLMHGKTSAIYHDGKDLFKGIPNPFAATRYHSLLVERKSFPKVLKITAETKDKEIMGLRHKTYPIYGVQFHPESILTSEGKKILSNFLEMRK, from the coding sequence ATGATACTGGTCATAGATAACTATGATTCGTTCACATACAATCTGGTCCAGTACCTGGGAGAGTTGGGCGCGGACCTTAGGGTATACAGGAACGATAAGATAACCATAAATGATGTGAAGAGGCTTAAACCCTCCAAGATAGTTATCTCTCCCGGACCCGGCGTGCCTTCAGCCGCGGGTGTATCCGAAGAGGTGATCAGGGTATTCGGCAAGACTACGCCGATATTGGGCGTCTGCCTCGGCCATCAGGCTATCGGTGAAGTCTTCGGTGGACGGATAGTCGGTGCGAAGTCCCTGATGCATGGCAAGACATCGGCGATATATCATGACGGTAAGGATCTATTTAAAGGTATCCCAAACCCTTTCGCGGCTACTAGATATCATTCGCTCCTGGTGGAGCGGAAGAGCTTTCCGAAGGTTTTGAAGATAACGGCTGAGACTAAAGACAAAGAGATAATGGGCCTTCGGCATAAGACCTATCCGATTTACGGCGTGCAGTTTCATCCGGAGTCGATATTGACATCGGAGGGTAAGAAGATATTGAGTAATTTCCTGGAGATGCGAAAATGA
- the trpD gene encoding anthranilate phosphoribosyltransferase, translated as MIREAIEKVVKRIDLSEAEMRGIFNEIMSGKATDAQIGALATALRMKGETVEEITGACKAMREKTVRISAGRASAGMSKEAIVDTCGTGGSGINTFNISTTVAFVVAGCGLKVAKHGNRAMSGRCGSADVLEALGVKLDISPDMAQRCLLEIGIGFLYAPAFHGAMKCAASPRKEIGIRTIFNLLGPLSNPANATSQILGVYDAGLTDIAARVLKNLGSKRAFVVYGMDKLDEITITGKTRVSELKGGRVRTYFISPEKFGMRRASLDDIEGGDPKENADILLSVLKGERSARRDIVLLNASAALVAGFKAKNFKAGIKMAAESIDSGRALDKLMRLIEMTNR; from the coding sequence ATGATACGGGAAGCGATAGAGAAAGTCGTAAAGCGTATAGACTTGAGCGAAGCTGAAATGCGCGGGATCTTCAATGAGATAATGTCAGGGAAAGCGACCGATGCGCAGATAGGCGCGCTTGCGACCGCGCTTCGCATGAAGGGCGAGACCGTGGAAGAGATCACGGGCGCCTGCAAGGCAATGAGGGAGAAGACGGTGCGCATATCGGCAGGCAGGGCATCTGCCGGTATGAGCAAAGAGGCCATAGTGGATACCTGCGGCACGGGCGGCAGCGGCATAAATACATTTAATATATCGACGACGGTTGCTTTTGTAGTTGCAGGGTGCGGACTGAAAGTGGCTAAACACGGGAATCGCGCTATGTCGGGCCGGTGCGGGTCGGCGGATGTGCTGGAGGCGCTCGGTGTAAAGCTGGACATAAGCCCTGACATGGCCCAGAGGTGTTTACTTGAGATAGGAATAGGATTTTTATACGCTCCGGCTTTTCACGGCGCGATGAAGTGTGCTGCGAGCCCCAGGAAAGAGATAGGCATAAGGACCATATTTAACCTGTTGGGGCCGCTCTCAAACCCTGCGAACGCGACCAGCCAGATCCTCGGCGTCTACGACGCCGGCCTTACCGATATAGCCGCCAGAGTGCTTAAGAATCTCGGGTCAAAACGCGCTTTTGTGGTATACGGCATGGATAAACTTGATGAGATAACGATTACCGGCAAGACCAGGGTTTCGGAATTAAAAGGCGGAAGGGTACGGACTTATTTCATATCGCCCGAGAAGTTCGGTATGCGGAGGGCCAGCCTTGATGATATAGAAGGCGGTGATCCGAAGGAGAATGCCGATATATTGCTTTCAGTGCTAAAAGGCGAACGCTCGGCAAGGCGCGACATAGTGCTCCTGAATGCCTCCGCGGCGCTCGTTGCCGGTTTCAAGGCTAAAAATTTTAAAGCGGGGATAAAGATGGCGGCCGAATCCATAGATTCAGGGAGGGCTCTCGATAAACTGATGAGACTGATAGAGATGACAAACAGATGA
- the trpC gene encoding indole-3-glycerol phosphate synthase TrpC, which yields MMISRIIEEKRRVVEEAKRLKPKEELIKEINSISVNSSFKKNVSRPHHINLIAEIKKASPSKGIIRGDFNPIKIAMTYQAHGASAISVLTDERFFEGKLEHIKMVKESVSLPVLRKDFIIDEYQIYESVACGADAILLIADLLSDSEMTGFYRLADSLGLDVLLEVHNEEDLEKAIAAGGDIIGINNRDLHTFKVDLAVTQKLIRLIPAHKIKVSESGIKSYEDVMFLKSLGINAILIGEAFMESPDIAAKIHEIMRY from the coding sequence ATGATGATCTCCCGGATAATAGAAGAGAAGAGACGCGTGGTCGAGGAGGCCAAGCGGCTTAAGCCGAAAGAAGAGCTTATTAAGGAGATAAACTCTATCTCGGTCAATAGCTCTTTCAAAAAGAACGTATCGAGGCCGCATCATATAAATCTTATCGCTGAGATAAAGAAGGCCTCTCCCTCGAAAGGTATAATAAGGGGCGATTTCAACCCCATTAAAATCGCGATGACATATCAGGCGCACGGTGCCTCGGCCATCTCGGTGCTTACCGACGAGAGGTTTTTCGAGGGTAAATTAGAGCATATAAAGATGGTGAAGGAGAGCGTATCGCTTCCGGTACTTCGTAAAGACTTCATCATCGATGAATACCAGATATATGAATCTGTCGCCTGCGGAGCCGACGCCATCCTGCTTATAGCGGATCTTCTGTCCGACAGTGAAATGACCGGTTTTTACCGCCTTGCTGATTCTCTCGGGCTCGATGTGCTGCTGGAGGTCCACAATGAAGAAGACCTGGAGAAAGCGATTGCCGCCGGCGGAGATATAATAGGCATAAATAACAGGGACCTGCATACATTTAAAGTCGATCTGGCGGTGACCCAGAAGCTTATCAGGCTTATTCCCGCTCATAAGATCAAAGTATCGGAGAGCGGCATAAAGAGTTACGAGGATGTAATGTTCCTGAAGTCTCTCGGCATCAATGCCATATTGATAGGGGAAGCGTTCATGGAGTCCCCGGATATAGCGGCCAAAATACATGAGATAATGAGGTACTGA
- a CDS encoding phosphoribosylanthranilate isomerase produces MALIKICGITNKIDAVNAANLGVDMLGFVFYKKSKRYVDRKTAREIINELPESVQKVGVFVDEDADKVRAIAEDIALDTLQFHGNESPEYCAAFKNDYKVIKAFRLKDREDLKSVSLYDVDYYLVDTHKSGLAGGTGETFDWKILKDFEFLKPVILSGGLNPDNVARAISEVVPYGVDVSSGVEESPGKKSLQLLKKFVEEVRKA; encoded by the coding sequence ATGGCTCTGATAAAGATCTGCGGTATCACAAATAAGATAGACGCGGTAAATGCGGCGAATCTCGGCGTAGATATGCTCGGTTTCGTCTTTTATAAAAAATCGAAAAGATATGTCGACCGAAAGACGGCGAGGGAAATTATCAACGAACTTCCAGAATCGGTCCAAAAGGTAGGCGTATTTGTCGATGAAGACGCGGATAAAGTGCGCGCGATAGCGGAGGACATTGCTCTGGACACGCTGCAGTTTCACGGGAATGAGTCGCCGGAGTATTGCGCCGCGTTTAAGAATGACTATAAAGTGATAAAGGCCTTCAGGTTAAAGGACAGGGAAGACCTTAAATCGGTGAGCCTTTACGATGTGGATTATTATCTTGTCGATACGCATAAAAGCGGTTTGGCAGGCGGCACAGGAGAGACGTTCGATTGGAAGATATTAAAAGATTTCGAGTTTTTAAAGCCGGTCATACTTTCAGGCGGCCTGAACCCCGATAATGTCGCGCGGGCGATTTCGGAAGTGGTGCCTTACGGCGTGGATGTATCGAGCGGCGTGGAAGAATCGCCCGGCAAGAAGAGCTTACAGCTATTAAAGAAGTTTGTGGAAGAAGTCAGAAAGGCTTAA
- the trpB gene encoding tryptophan synthase subunit beta, protein MMLPDRKGYFGSFGGKFAPETLMAAICELESAYKAAKTNALFKRELEYYLREYAGRPTGLYFAKRLTAKLGGAKIYLKREDLLHTGAHKINNTIGQALLAIRMGKKKVIAETGAGQHGVATATVAALFGLECEIFMGDEDIKRQAINVFKMKILGAKVTPVHSGSKTLKDAMNEAMRNWVTYVRSTYYVIGSVAGPHPYPMMVRDFQSIIGKEARRQSIVKTGRLPDYIVACVGGGSNAIGIFHAFLKDRVKLIGVEAAGLGINTTKHAATLCKGSVGVLHGSKSYVLQDDDGQIKIAHSISAGLDYPGVGPEHSYLKESGRVKYFAVKDKEALEGFNILTETEGIIPALESSHAIYYAAKLARKLPKDKIVVICLSGRGDKDIDIVRGIKKGERLI, encoded by the coding sequence ATTATGTTACCGGACAGAAAAGGATATTTTGGATCTTTTGGCGGGAAGTTCGCGCCTGAGACGTTAATGGCGGCCATCTGTGAACTTGAGAGCGCTTATAAGGCCGCTAAGACAAACGCGTTATTTAAACGGGAACTTGAATATTACCTGAGAGAATATGCCGGAAGACCAACGGGATTGTATTTCGCTAAAAGGCTAACAGCGAAATTAGGCGGCGCTAAAATATACCTGAAGAGAGAAGACCTTTTGCATACTGGCGCGCATAAGATTAATAATACGATAGGGCAGGCGCTCCTTGCGATCAGGATGGGCAAGAAGAAAGTGATCGCCGAGACCGGCGCCGGCCAACACGGTGTCGCTACGGCTACGGTGGCGGCATTGTTCGGCCTCGAGTGCGAGATATTCATGGGTGATGAGGATATAAAGCGTCAGGCCATCAATGTATTTAAGATGAAAATACTCGGCGCCAAGGTGACGCCTGTGCATAGCGGTTCGAAAACGCTAAAAGACGCGATGAATGAGGCCATGAGGAATTGGGTGACGTATGTCCGCAGCACCTATTACGTGATCGGCTCCGTGGCGGGTCCGCATCCATACCCGATGATGGTGCGTGATTTTCAATCGATAATAGGCAAAGAGGCGCGCCGTCAGTCTATTGTCAAGACCGGGCGCCTGCCGGATTACATTGTCGCATGCGTTGGCGGCGGATCGAACGCGATCGGGATATTCCACGCTTTTCTGAAAGATAGAGTTAAACTGATAGGAGTGGAGGCCGCGGGACTTGGCATCAATACTACCAAGCATGCGGCAACTTTATGTAAAGGTTCGGTCGGAGTATTACATGGCTCAAAAAGCTACGTGCTACAGGACGATGACGGGCAGATAAAGATAGCTCATTCTATATCGGCGGGCCTCGATTATCCGGGTGTCGGGCCTGAACACTCTTATCTTAAGGAATCGGGCAGGGTAAAATATTTCGCGGTTAAAGACAAGGAGGCACTCGAGGGCTTCAACATACTGACTGAGACAGAAGGCATAATACCCGCGCTCGAGTCGTCTCATGCTATTTACTACGCCGCGAAACTGGCGAGGAAATTGCCGAAGGACAAGATAGTGGTGATATGTCTGTCGGGAAGAGGCGATAAAGATATTGATATAGTTAGAGGGATAAAAAAGGGCGAAAGGTTAATATGA
- the trpA gene encoding tryptophan synthase subunit alpha: MNRIDNKFNELRAARRKAFIAYVTAGDPDLAVTRKVVLKFEEAGVDIVELGIPFSDPIADGPTIQAASYRALKGKATLKKIFAMVRSLRAATDMPLVFMTYYNPVLRYGLKKFFASCRKCGVDGVIVPDLPCEEASDLIKFARFEKVATIFLSSPTSTPERIRDIAKNSKGFIYYVSLTGVTGARRELPKDISSKIRAIRSFTDKPVAVGFGVSSPNQAARIARVADGVIVGSAIVKIMGENKNITPRVYNFAKSIAKAVHVA, encoded by the coding sequence GTGAACAGGATAGATAATAAATTCAATGAATTGAGAGCGGCGCGCCGGAAGGCGTTCATCGCTTATGTAACGGCGGGGGACCCTGATCTTGCCGTGACGAGAAAGGTTGTGCTTAAATTTGAAGAGGCCGGTGTTGATATAGTGGAGCTGGGCATACCTTTCTCCGACCCCATAGCGGATGGGCCGACTATACAGGCGGCATCGTATAGAGCGCTTAAAGGGAAGGCGACCTTGAAGAAGATATTTGCTATGGTCAGGAGCTTGAGGGCCGCCACCGATATGCCGTTAGTCTTTATGACATATTACAACCCTGTTTTGCGGTATGGGCTAAAAAAGTTTTTTGCAAGCTGCCGTAAGTGCGGTGTCGACGGTGTTATAGTGCCCGATCTGCCATGTGAAGAGGCCTCCGATCTTATAAAGTTCGCAAGGTTTGAAAAAGTGGCGACGATATTCCTCTCTTCGCCGACATCTACGCCTGAAAGGATAAGGGATATAGCGAAGAATTCAAAAGGTTTTATATATTATGTCTCTTTGACAGGCGTTACCGGCGCCAGGAGAGAGCTTCCCAAGGACATATCTTCTAAGATAAGGGCAATAAGGTCATTTACAGATAAACCGGTCGCGGTTGGTTTCGGCGTGTCGAGCCCTAATCAGGCCGCTCGGATTGCGAGAGTAGCTGACGGCGTGATAGTGGGAAGCGCCATCGTGAAGATCATGGGTGAGAATAAGAATATAACGCCGAGAGTCTACAATTTCGCTAAATCCATAGCGAAGGCAGTTCATGTCGCGTAA
- a CDS encoding mannose-1-phosphate guanylyltransferase — protein MSRKKAVCRTYAVILVGGKGKRLRPLSKASRPKAFLSVTGDRKTMFRNTLGRIGKLIPPERIIVVANRAHSALVRKDLPKAARRGNIILEPVSRNTAPAIALAAAYLLARKDKDAVMLVLPADHYVPDRAGELKALKSGIDFVANNNDDVIAIVGLRPRSASTEYGYVEVAGSGRIAKVMRFTEKPDRGLAVKYIADGRHLWNAGIFIFKTKTLMGALKKYAPKIFQILQSKDINKSYRQMPDISIDYAVMEKADNVYCVKSSYEWSDLGSFDSLEKALKAESRRFIKKGEKIIKIL, from the coding sequence ATGTCGCGTAAAAAAGCCGTATGCCGGACATATGCTGTTATACTGGTAGGGGGAAAGGGTAAGAGGCTCCGCCCGCTCTCAAAGGCTTCGCGGCCGAAAGCGTTCCTTTCCGTTACCGGGGACAGAAAGACGATGTTTCGAAATACGCTCGGCAGGATCGGGAAATTGATTCCGCCCGAACGTATCATAGTTGTGGCAAACAGGGCGCATTCCGCTCTTGTCAGGAAGGATCTGCCGAAGGCCGCTCGGCGCGGGAACATAATACTTGAGCCGGTATCGCGGAATACCGCTCCGGCAATAGCGCTGGCGGCCGCGTATCTTCTCGCGCGTAAAGATAAAGATGCGGTGATGCTGGTGCTTCCGGCGGATCATTACGTTCCGGACAGAGCCGGCGAGCTCAAGGCCCTTAAAAGCGGCATAGATTTTGTAGCGAATAATAATGACGATGTTATCGCGATAGTCGGGCTTAGGCCCCGCTCGGCTTCGACCGAATATGGATATGTAGAAGTCGCAGGATCCGGAAGAATAGCGAAGGTAATGCGTTTTACGGAAAAGCCGGATCGCGGACTGGCCGTTAAGTATATTGCCGACGGCAGACATTTATGGAATGCGGGTATATTTATCTTTAAAACTAAGACGCTCATGGGTGCGCTTAAAAAATACGCGCCGAAGATATTCCAGATATTGCAAAGCAAGGATATTAATAAGTCATATCGACAGATGCCCGATATATCCATAGATTACGCGGTCATGGAAAAGGCCGATAATGTCTATTGCGTGAAGAGCTCGTACGAATGGAGCGACCTCGGGAGTTTTGACTCGCTCGAGAAGGCACTGAAGGCAGAGTCGAGGCGTTTCATTAAAAAAGGCGAGAAGATAATAAAAATACTATGA
- the ruvX gene encoding Holliday junction resolvase RuvX has translation MKIMGLDFGEKRMGVALSDELFLTAQGADTIQRKDLKADLGTISNIIKENNVIEIVVGLPVSMDGTHSRKTKEVLEFVDILTKAVTVPVKTWDERLTTVQADRAMMEAGMNGFKRRRLADKVAAGLILQGYLDFRKRG, from the coding sequence ATGAAGATAATGGGACTTGATTTCGGAGAGAAGAGGATGGGCGTTGCGCTGAGCGACGAATTATTCCTTACGGCGCAGGGAGCGGATACGATACAGCGTAAAGACTTGAAGGCGGACCTGGGCACGATATCCAATATTATAAAAGAGAACAATGTTATTGAGATTGTGGTCGGGCTTCCTGTAAGCATGGACGGCACGCACAGCCGGAAGACCAAAGAGGTGCTGGAATTTGTGGACATCCTGACGAAAGCTGTTACGGTTCCTGTGAAGACATGGGATGAGCGCCTCACGACAGTTCAGGCGGACAGGGCTATGATGGAAGCCGGTATGAACGGTTTCAAGAGAAGGCGCCTGGCGGACAAGGTCGCGGCAGGACTGATTTTGCAGGGCTATCTCGATTTTCGAAAGAGAGGATAA
- a CDS encoding pitrilysin family protein — translation MQRIDRLKNGLRTMACPMAGMESVAIGVWVRAGGRYESAKISGISHLLEHLLFKGTATRDMMTIKQEIEGRGGSFNGFTSEEHTCYLVKLLGKDAELGIDILSDMVLNPKLDESEIAKEKEVIIEEIKMYKDMPAQYVHEILTEEMWPGQPLGMPLAGTVESVKAISRSEVMEYKEAFYNPSNIFVIGAGNIDEDILAAMSKKYLSAPASGQASKFEKVKISQDRPCLNLNTKKTEQTHLAFGFRAVDRFHPDKHALSIANIILGANMSSRLFHIVRDEMALCYEISSSIRRYEDCGELDVSAGVDDRKLIKAIEVILKELARLAKEPILEGELRRAKEYYRGQLLFALEDTMSHMLWLGEKVVAGEKDLVARSILEKVEAVSIEDIMRVSKDLFKDNNLNLAIIGPCGDEKQIKEVLHF, via the coding sequence ATGCAGAGGATAGATAGACTGAAGAACGGCCTCAGGACAATGGCATGTCCGATGGCCGGTATGGAGTCCGTCGCTATAGGAGTATGGGTCCGCGCCGGCGGCAGATACGAGTCGGCGAAGATAAGCGGTATAAGCCATCTCCTGGAACATCTTCTTTTTAAAGGCACTGCCACGCGCGATATGATGACTATAAAGCAGGAGATCGAAGGCAGGGGCGGCAGTTTCAACGGTTTCACTTCCGAAGAACATACATGTTATCTGGTCAAATTGCTCGGTAAGGACGCGGAGCTCGGTATCGACATATTGAGCGATATGGTCCTGAATCCGAAGCTGGACGAGTCGGAGATAGCTAAAGAGAAAGAAGTTATCATAGAAGAGATAAAGATGTATAAGGATATGCCGGCCCAGTATGTGCATGAAATTCTGACTGAGGAGATGTGGCCGGGACAGCCTCTGGGCATGCCGCTTGCGGGAACCGTGGAATCTGTAAAGGCTATCTCCAGATCTGAAGTTATGGAATACAAAGAAGCTTTTTACAATCCCAGCAATATATTTGTGATCGGCGCCGGCAACATAGATGAGGACATCCTGGCGGCGATGTCAAAGAAATATCTTTCCGCGCCCGCAAGCGGACAAGCTTCGAAATTTGAGAAGGTAAAGATATCTCAAGACCGGCCGTGCCTTAATCTAAACACGAAGAAGACGGAACAGACGCATCTGGCATTCGGATTTCGCGCGGTAGACAGGTTCCATCCGGATAAGCATGCGTTGAGCATCGCGAACATAATACTCGGCGCGAATATGTCATCCAGATTATTTCATATAGTGAGAGATGAGATGGCGCTCTGTTATGAGATATCTTCCAGCATAAGGAGGTATGAGGATTGCGGCGAGCTTGACGTGAGCGCCGGCGTCGATGACAGGAAGCTCATTAAGGCTATAGAGGTGATACTGAAAGAGCTCGCGCGCCTGGCTAAAGAACCCATACTCGAAGGCGAGCTTAGAAGGGCTAAAGAATATTACAGGGGCCAGCTTCTATTCGCTCTCGAGGATACTATGAGTCATATGCTGTGGCTCGGTGAAAAAGTTGTCGCTGGTGAAAAAGACCTCGTCGCCCGGTCTATATTGGAAAAGGTTGAGGCGGTGTCGATCGAGGATATAATGAGAGTATCGAAGGACCTGTTCAAGGATAATAATTTAAACCTTGCTATCATAGGCCCTTGCGGAGATGAAAAGCAGATTAAAGAGGTGCTGCATTTTTAG